A window of Polyodon spathula isolate WHYD16114869_AA chromosome 22, ASM1765450v1, whole genome shotgun sequence contains these coding sequences:
- the LOC121297311 gene encoding transcriptional activator protein Pur-alpha-like, with translation MADRDSGSEQGGAPTGPGAGSLHPAAGGAGSASGLQHETQELASKRVDIQNKRFYLDVKQNAKGRFLKIAEVGAGGNKSRLTLSMSVAVEFRDYLGDFIEHYAQLGPSNPDMAQDEPRRALKSEFLVRENRKYYMDLKENQRGRFLRIRQTVNRGPGLGSSQGQTIALPAQGLIEFRDALAKLIDDYGVEEEPAELPEGTSLTVDNKRFFFDVGSNKYGVFMRVSEVKPTYRNSITVPYKVWAKFGNTFSKYAEEMKKIQEKQREKRASELLQQQEEVHGDDGDED, from the coding sequence ATGGCGGACAGAGACAGTGGAAGCGAGCAAGGAGGAGCACCTACGGGCCCGGGCGCCGGCTCTTTACACCCAGCGGCGGGCGGGGCGGGTTCGGCTTCCGGGCTGCAGCATGAGACGCAAGAGCTCGCCTCCAAGCGGGTCGACATCCAGAACAAGCGTTTCTACCTGGACGTGAAGCAGAACGCGAAGGGCCGCTTCCTGAAGATAGCTGAGGTCGGGGCCGGGGGCAACAAGAGCCGCCTGACTCTCTCCATGTCTGTGGCCGTGGAGTTCCGCGACTACTTGGGAGACTTCATCGAGCACTACGCCCAATTAGGGCCCAGCAACCCAGACATGGCACAGGACGAACCCAGACGGGCGCTGAAGAGCGAGTTCCTGGTGCGGGAGAATCGGAAATACTACATGGACCTCAAAGAGAACCAGAGAGGCCGGTTTCTGAGAATCCGCCAGACGGTGAACCGGGGCCCGGGTTTGGGCTCCTCGCAGGGCCAAACCATCGCCCTCCCCGCACAGGGACTCATTGAGTTTCGCGATGCCTTGGCCAAGCTCATCGACGATTACGGGGTGGAAGAAGAGCCCGCCGAGTTGCCCGAGGGCACCTCCTTGACTGTTGACAACAAACGCTTTTTTTTTGATGTGGGCTCCAACAAGTACGGGGTGTTTATGCGGGTGAGCGAGGTTAAGCCCACCTACCGCAACTCCATCACCGTCCCCTACAAAGTGTGGGCCAAATTCGGGAACACTTTCTCTAAATACGCGGAGGAGATGAAGAAGATCCaggagaagcagagagagaaaagGGCATCggagctgctgcagcagcaagAGGAGGTCCACGGGGACGACGGGGACGAAGATTGA